From Streptomyces sp. 6-11-2, one genomic window encodes:
- a CDS encoding DUF6274 family protein, whose amino-acid sequence MAASARHETRALLRAHLAAASSYRHLTRRCAVCHHLLRLEMAGAPRTASGAPRTASGAPEEPVEGDSPSTA is encoded by the coding sequence ATGGCGGCATCGGCCAGGCACGAGACGCGGGCGCTGCTCCGCGCACATCTCGCGGCAGCCTCGTCGTACCGCCACCTCACCCGTCGCTGCGCCGTCTGCCACCACCTGCTGCGACTGGAGATGGCCGGCGCCCCTCGGACGGCCTCCGGCGCCCCTCGGACGGCCTCCGGCGCCCCGGAGGAGCCGGTGGAGGGCGACAGCCCCTCGACGGCGTGA
- the hrpA gene encoding ATP-dependent RNA helicase HrpA has translation MSTHPAPALGALASRLNELSLRDAHRLGRRLEGARKIRKPEARAAVLAEVEGEVGKAEERMSARRSRVPAVSYPEQLPVSQKKDEIADAIRAHQVVIVAGETGSGKTTQIPKICMELGRGVRGMIGHTQPRRIAARTVAERVAEELDTPLGAAVGWKVRFTDQVDPDATFVKLMTDGILLAEIQTDRELRAYDTIIIDEAHERSLNIDFLLGYLAQLLPRRPDLKVVITSATIDPDRFSRHFGDAPIVEVSGRTYPVEVRYRPLLEEDSDDADRDQITAITDAVEELMAEGSGDILVFLSGEREIRDTADALNKKNFRLTEVLPLYARLSHAEQHRVFQPHTGRRIVLATNVAETSLTVPGIKYVIDPGFARISRYSHRTKVQRLPIEPVSQASANQRKGRCGRTSDGICIRLYGEDDFLTRPEFTDAEILRTNLASVILQMTAAGLGDIEKFPFIDPPDHRNIRDGVQLLQELGALDPAQKDPRKRLTETGRKLAQLPVDPRLARMVLEADRNGCVREVMVIAAALSIQDPRERPAEKQAQADQQHARFRDETSDFLAYLNLWHYIREQQKERGSSSFRRMCKQEFLNFLRIREWQDIYSQLRTVAKQMGIHLSDQDAPADRIHVSLLAGLLSHIGMKDVKESKDSGAGARKDGGRNEYLGARNAKFAIFPGSALFKKPPRFVMSAELVETSRLWARVNARIEPEWVEPLAGHLLKRTYSEPHWEKDQAAVMAYEKVTLYGVPIVAQRKVNYGRIDAELSRELFIRNALVEGDWRTHHKFFADNRRLLSEVEELEHRARRRDIVVDDETLFDFYDRRVPEHVVSGAHFDSWWKRKRQEQPDFLDFEREMLIRESAETVTKADYPDSWRQGNLKFRVTYQFEPGADADGVTVHIPLQVLNQVTDEGFDWQIPGLREEVVTELIRSLPKPIRRNYVPAPNYAKAFLESAVPLQEPLTTTMARELKRMVGVPFEAEDFDWSRIPDHLKITFRIVDERRRKLAEDKDLQALKLTLKPRARKALSQAAAATAERHGGESLERKGLTDWTIGALTRVFETRRAGQPVKAYPALVDDGDTVSVRLFDTEAEQAEAMWQGTRRLILRNIPVNPAKFASEKLSNQQKLALSANPHGSVQALFDDCATAAADRLIADFGGPVWDEESYRKLYDKVRADIVDTTVRTVGQVQQVLAAWQACERRLKAVRSPALLPNLADLRTQLDGLVKPGFVTASGVRRLPDLMRYLVAADRRLQQMPTNVQRDTTRMEKVHEMQDEYAWLLEQMPRGRPVPSSVLDIRWMIEELRVSYFAHALGTAYPVSDKRIVKAIDAAVP, from the coding sequence ATGTCTACGCATCCCGCCCCCGCCCTCGGCGCCCTCGCCTCCCGCCTGAACGAGTTGTCGCTGCGTGACGCGCACCGGCTCGGCCGCAGGCTCGAAGGCGCGCGCAAGATTCGCAAGCCGGAGGCGCGTGCCGCCGTCCTCGCCGAGGTCGAGGGCGAGGTCGGGAAGGCCGAGGAGCGCATGTCCGCGCGGCGTTCCCGGGTGCCGGCGGTCAGCTATCCCGAGCAGTTGCCGGTCAGCCAGAAGAAGGACGAGATCGCCGACGCGATCCGCGCCCACCAGGTCGTCATCGTCGCCGGTGAGACGGGGTCCGGGAAGACCACGCAGATCCCGAAGATCTGCATGGAGCTGGGCCGGGGTGTGCGGGGCATGATCGGGCACACCCAGCCCCGCCGGATCGCCGCCCGTACCGTCGCCGAGCGTGTGGCGGAGGAGCTGGACACCCCGCTCGGTGCGGCCGTCGGCTGGAAGGTGCGGTTCACCGACCAGGTGGATCCCGACGCCACGTTCGTGAAGCTGATGACGGACGGCATCCTGCTCGCCGAGATCCAGACCGACCGCGAGCTGCGGGCCTACGACACGATCATCATCGACGAGGCCCACGAGCGGTCCCTCAACATCGACTTCCTGCTGGGCTATCTCGCGCAGCTGCTGCCGCGGCGGCCGGACCTCAAGGTCGTCATCACCTCGGCCACCATCGATCCCGACCGCTTCTCCCGGCACTTCGGCGACGCCCCGATCGTCGAGGTCAGCGGGCGGACGTATCCCGTGGAGGTGCGGTACCGGCCGCTGCTGGAGGAGGATTCCGACGACGCCGACCGGGACCAGATCACCGCGATCACGGACGCGGTGGAGGAGCTCATGGCCGAGGGGTCCGGGGACATCCTCGTCTTCCTCTCGGGGGAGCGGGAGATCCGTGACACGGCCGACGCGCTCAACAAGAAGAACTTCCGGCTCACCGAGGTGCTGCCGCTGTACGCCCGGCTGTCGCACGCCGAGCAGCACCGGGTCTTCCAGCCGCACACCGGCCGCAGGATCGTCCTGGCGACCAACGTCGCCGAGACCTCCCTGACCGTCCCGGGCATCAAGTACGTCATCGACCCCGGCTTCGCCCGGATCTCCCGGTACAGCCACCGCACCAAGGTGCAGCGGCTGCCGATCGAGCCGGTCTCGCAGGCCAGCGCCAACCAGCGCAAGGGCCGCTGCGGGCGTACGTCCGACGGCATCTGCATCCGGCTCTACGGCGAGGACGACTTCCTCACCCGTCCGGAGTTCACGGACGCGGAGATCCTGCGCACCAACCTCGCCTCCGTCATCCTCCAGATGACCGCGGCCGGCCTCGGCGACATCGAGAAGTTCCCGTTCATCGACCCGCCGGACCACCGCAACATCCGTGACGGCGTGCAGCTGCTCCAGGAGCTGGGCGCGCTGGACCCGGCGCAGAAGGACCCCCGCAAACGGCTCACGGAGACCGGCCGCAAGCTCGCCCAGCTGCCGGTCGACCCGCGCCTGGCCCGCATGGTGCTGGAGGCCGACCGCAACGGCTGCGTCCGCGAGGTCATGGTGATCGCCGCCGCGCTGTCCATCCAGGACCCGCGCGAGCGTCCCGCCGAGAAGCAGGCCCAGGCCGATCAGCAGCACGCCCGCTTCCGGGACGAGACCAGCGACTTCCTCGCCTACCTCAATCTGTGGCACTACATCCGCGAGCAGCAGAAGGAGCGGGGCTCCTCGTCGTTCCGGCGCATGTGCAAGCAGGAGTTCCTGAACTTCCTGCGTATCCGCGAATGGCAGGACATCTACAGCCAGTTGCGCACGGTCGCCAAGCAGATGGGCATCCACCTCAGCGACCAGGACGCGCCCGCCGACCGGATCCACGTCTCGCTGCTGGCCGGTCTACTCTCGCACATCGGCATGAAGGACGTGAAGGAGTCCAAGGACTCCGGAGCCGGCGCGCGCAAGGACGGCGGCCGGAACGAGTACCTGGGCGCCCGCAACGCCAAGTTCGCGATCTTCCCCGGCTCGGCGCTGTTCAAGAAGCCGCCGCGCTTCGTGATGTCCGCCGAGCTCGTCGAGACCTCCCGTCTGTGGGCCCGCGTCAACGCGAGGATCGAACCGGAGTGGGTCGAGCCGCTGGCCGGGCACCTGCTGAAGCGGACCTACAGCGAACCGCACTGGGAGAAGGACCAGGCGGCGGTGATGGCGTACGAGAAGGTCACGCTGTACGGCGTTCCGATCGTCGCCCAGCGGAAGGTGAACTACGGGCGGATCGACGCGGAGCTCAGCCGGGAGCTGTTCATCCGCAACGCGCTCGTCGAGGGCGACTGGCGCACGCACCACAAGTTCTTCGCCGACAACCGCAGGCTCCTCAGCGAGGTGGAGGAGCTGGAGCACCGGGCCCGGCGCCGGGACATCGTCGTGGACGACGAGACGCTGTTCGACTTCTACGACCGGCGGGTGCCCGAACACGTCGTCTCCGGGGCGCACTTCGACTCCTGGTGGAAGCGGAAGCGGCAGGAGCAGCCGGACTTCCTGGACTTCGAGCGGGAGATGCTCATCCGGGAGTCGGCGGAGACGGTCACCAAGGCCGACTATCCGGACTCCTGGCGGCAGGGGAACCTCAAGTTCCGGGTGACGTACCAGTTCGAGCCGGGCGCGGACGCGGACGGTGTGACCGTCCACATCCCGTTGCAGGTGCTGAACCAGGTCACGGACGAGGGCTTCGACTGGCAGATCCCGGGGCTGCGCGAGGAGGTCGTCACCGAGCTGATCCGCTCCCTGCCCAAGCCCATCCGCCGCAACTACGTGCCGGCGCCGAACTACGCGAAGGCGTTCCTGGAGTCCGCGGTGCCGTTGCAGGAGCCGCTGACCACCACGATGGCGCGTGAGCTGAAGCGGATGGTCGGTGTGCCCTTCGAGGCCGAGGACTTCGACTGGTCCAGGATCCCCGACCATCTGAAGATCACCTTCCGGATCGTCGACGAGCGGCGCCGCAAGCTGGCCGAGGACAAGGACCTCCAGGCGCTGAAGCTGACGCTGAAGCCCAGGGCGCGCAAGGCCCTGTCCCAGGCCGCCGCGGCGACCGCGGAGCGGCACGGCGGGGAGTCCCTGGAGCGCAAGGGCCTGACCGACTGGACCATCGGCGCGCTCACCCGGGTCTTCGAGACCCGCCGGGCCGGCCAGCCGGTGAAGGCCTACCCGGCGCTCGTCGACGACGGCGACACCGTGTCCGTGCGGCTCTTCGACACCGAGGCCGAGCAGGCCGAGGCGATGTGGCAGGGCACACGGCGGCTGATTCTGCGCAACATCCCGGTCAACCCGGCGAAGTTCGCGTCCGAGAAGCTGAGCAACCAGCAGAAGCTCGCCCTCTCGGCGAACCCGCACGGCTCGGTCCAGGCGCTGTTCGACGACTGCGCGACGGCGGCGGCGGACCGGCTGATCGCGGACTTCGGCGGGCCGGTCTGGGACGAGGAGTCGTACCGGAAGCTGTACGACAAGGTGCGTGCCGACATCGTGGACACGACCGTGCGGACGGTGGGCCAGGTGCAGCAGGTACTGGCCGCCTGGCAGGCCTGTGAGCGCCGTCTGAAGGCCGTACGCAGCCCCGCGCTGCTGCCGAACCTGGCGGACCTGCGGACTCAGCTGGACGGCCTGGTGAAGCCCGGTTTCGTCACGGCGTCCGGGGTACGGCGTCTGCCGGACCTGATGCGCTATCTGGTGGCCGCGGACCGCCGCCTCCAGCAGATGCCGACGAACGTCCAGCGGGACACCACACGCATGGAGAAGGTCCACGAGATGCAGGACGAGTACGCGTGGCTGCTCGAGCAGATGCCGCGGGGCAGGCCGGTGCCGTCCTCGGTCCTGGACATCCGCTGGATGATCGAGGAGCTGCGGGTGAGCTACTTCGCGCACGCGCTGGGCACGGCGTACCCGGTCTCGGACAAGCGGATCGTGAAGGCGATCGACGCGGCCGTCCCGTGA
- a CDS encoding metallopeptidase family protein, translating into MLEMTREEFEELVAEALDRIPPELTRLMDNVAVFVEDEPPADDPELLGLYEGTPLTERGEWYAGVLPDRITIYRGPTLRMCGTREDVVAETEVTVVHEIAHHFGIDDERLHALGYG; encoded by the coding sequence GTGCTGGAGATGACGCGCGAGGAGTTCGAGGAACTGGTGGCCGAGGCCCTCGACCGGATTCCGCCGGAGCTGACGCGGCTGATGGACAACGTCGCGGTGTTCGTCGAGGACGAGCCGCCCGCCGACGATCCCGAGTTGCTCGGGCTGTACGAGGGGACCCCGCTGACGGAGCGCGGCGAGTGGTACGCGGGGGTGCTGCCGGACCGGATCACGATCTACCGCGGGCCGACGCTGCGCATGTGCGGGACGCGGGAGGACGTGGTCGCGGAGACGGAGGTGACGGTGGTTCACGAGATCGCCCACCACTTCGGGATCGACGACGAACGTCTGCACGCGCTGGGGTACGGCTGA
- a CDS encoding metallophosphoesterase → MPRVALPDPNRPHPLRGIRKAVHAVTLRRRSTRQRPDLSLAQEPRPWARAAGLVAVVLVGAWLGLLVVGNVRAPVGPMNTTMTLRPSLTGGTKINVSPLGSLELDSHIAPVRLDVNVDQLDPARSQALVDHPERLSGLQDEVAHDVEHGTLDLALRSCVAVVSGATALGLAVYRRPRRALAAGGLALTLLAASGATAYATWNPKSVLEPKFSGLLSSAPSVVGNARSIVTEFDVYQKELARLVTNVTKLYDVTSTLPAYQPDPTTIRVLHVSDIHLNPASWKIITSLVEQYKVDVIVDSGDTMDHGSAAENGFLDPIGDLGVPYVWVRGNHDSKVTQRYLERMKNVHVLDDGRAETVAGLRFAGIGDPQFTPDRSGAPGADASEELAGARLASALRDQRAKGTPVDIALAHEPSAARETDGTVPLVLCGHLHHQGTEVLRYGTRLRMEGSTGGSGLRAVEGKHPAPIEASILYLDRDSRRLQAWDAIRLGGLGLTTAEVSRHLPEENKPGATPSPTAPSPSTASPATPSPSGS, encoded by the coding sequence ATGCCCCGCGTCGCCCTCCCAGACCCGAACCGCCCCCACCCCCTCCGCGGCATACGTAAGGCGGTGCACGCCGTCACACTCCGCCGCCGATCGACCCGTCAACGGCCGGACCTCTCCCTGGCGCAGGAGCCTCGCCCCTGGGCGCGCGCCGCCGGACTGGTGGCCGTCGTCCTGGTCGGCGCCTGGCTGGGGCTGCTCGTCGTCGGCAACGTACGGGCACCGGTCGGCCCCATGAACACCACGATGACCCTGCGCCCGTCCCTGACCGGCGGCACGAAGATCAACGTCTCTCCGCTGGGCTCCCTGGAACTGGACAGCCACATCGCCCCCGTCCGCCTCGACGTGAACGTCGACCAGCTCGACCCGGCCCGCTCCCAGGCCCTGGTCGACCACCCGGAACGCCTCTCCGGCCTCCAGGACGAGGTGGCGCACGACGTCGAGCACGGCACCCTCGACCTGGCCCTGCGGTCCTGTGTGGCCGTCGTCTCCGGCGCCACCGCGCTCGGCCTCGCGGTCTACCGCCGCCCGCGCCGCGCCCTGGCGGCCGGCGGCCTGGCCCTGACCCTGCTCGCGGCGTCCGGGGCGACGGCGTACGCCACCTGGAATCCCAAGTCGGTGCTGGAGCCGAAGTTCTCCGGACTGCTGTCCTCGGCACCCTCGGTGGTCGGCAACGCGCGCAGCATCGTCACCGAGTTCGACGTCTACCAGAAGGAACTGGCACGCCTGGTGACGAACGTGACCAAGCTCTACGACGTCACCTCCACGCTCCCCGCCTACCAGCCGGACCCGACGACCATCCGGGTCCTGCACGTCTCCGACATCCATCTCAACCCGGCGAGCTGGAAGATCATCACCTCGCTGGTGGAGCAGTACAAGGTGGACGTGATCGTCGACTCCGGCGACACGATGGACCACGGCTCCGCGGCGGAGAACGGCTTCCTGGACCCGATCGGGGACCTGGGCGTCCCCTATGTCTGGGTGCGCGGCAACCACGACTCGAAGGTCACCCAGCGCTACCTGGAGCGCATGAAGAACGTGCACGTCCTGGACGACGGCCGCGCCGAGACCGTCGCCGGCCTGCGCTTCGCCGGCATCGGCGACCCCCAGTTCACCCCCGACCGCTCCGGCGCGCCGGGCGCCGACGCGTCCGAGGAACTGGCCGGCGCCCGTCTGGCCTCGGCCCTGCGCGACCAGCGGGCCAAGGGCACCCCCGTCGACATCGCCCTCGCCCACGAACCGTCCGCGGCCCGCGAGACCGACGGCACCGTGCCGCTGGTGCTGTGCGGCCACCTCCACCACCAGGGGACGGAGGTCCTCAGGTACGGCACGCGGCTGCGCATGGAGGGGTCCACGGGCGGCAGCGGGCTGCGCGCGGTCGAGGGGAAGCACCCGGCCCCGATCGAGGCGTCGATCCTCTACCTCGACCGGGACAGCCGCCGCCTCCAGGCCTGGGACGCGATCAGGCTGGGCGGCCTGGGACTGACGACGGCCGAGGTCAGCCGCCACCTGCCCGAGGAGAACAAGCCTGGCGCCACCCCCTCCCCGACCGCGCCCTCCCCCTCCACGGCCTCCCCGGCCACGCCCTCCCCCTCCGGCTCGTAA